GTACTTGGTAACTGGattcctctgctctcagcagtgtgCAGTTTCTGCTCAGGGGAACATCTGGGGGGAACGTCCTACAGCTCGAAGAGATGACACCACAGAGAAGCTGACACCAGAGCTGATGGACAGACTGACTGTCCTCAGTCTGCACTAACGGACAGTCCCTTTGGCTCTCTGGATCCTCCAGATTTCTCTTgcagtgcagcagaaatgccAAGGATTTCTGCCTTAAAAACACTCCTCAGGTTTGGTGGGGCAAgtaaagcagaagacaaaacaaaatcccctcAGCTCTGTTCTGCAGCTGGGTGAACTGggagcagaaatgctgaaaaggtCTTTGATATCATGAGTGGATTTCATGTGAGATCACACTGTGCTTCTATTTACCTCTTGCTGTAGGGCAGGACAGAGTCCCTCAGAGCCCACAGCAGAACCTCCTGCTCCAAGAGACACCATCAGCCTGCACCAACCACAGCTCGTGAAAGGCACCTGCCAAAAGTCTTCCTGAAAGGGGAGAGGCATTTTGGGGATTTCTATGAGAAACTGAATGTATTTTGCTTAGAGAAATCTGActaaaatttttattccttttactCCTTGGGCAGGTCCCCATGCCCAGAGGCAGcaaatgtccaacagcagctccatcacccagttcctcctcctggcatttgcagacacgcaggagctgcagctcttgcacttctggctcttcctgggcatctacaTGGTTGTCTTCCTAGGCAATGGCCTCATCATCACCGCTATAGCCTGCGACTACtgcctccacacccccatgtacttcttcctctttAATCTCTCAATTCTTGACCCTGGCTCCATCTCCACGACTGTCCCCATATCCATAGCCAATTCCCTCTGGGACACCAGGACCATTTCCTACTCAGGATGTTCTgcccaggtttttttcttttcgttttttttgtcagcagaATTATATCTTCTCACCGTCATGGCCTACGACCGCTACagtgccatctgcaaacccctgcattACGGGACCCTCCTGGGAAccagagcttgtgtccacatggcagcgGCTGCCTGGGCCAGTGGGTTTCTCAATGCTCTACTGCACAcggccaatacattttcactgcCCCTCTGCCGAGGCAATGCTGTGGagcagttcttctgtgaaatcccccacatcctcaagctctcctgcccACAGTCCGACCTCAGGGAAGTTGGACTTGTCATGTTTagtgcttttgtattttgctgttgttttgttttcattgtgctgtcttatgtgcagatcttcagggctgtgctgaggatcccctctgagcagggacgccacaaagccttttccacgtgcctcccACACCTGGCCGTGGTCTCCCTGTTTATCAGCACTGGTATGTTTACCTACTTGAAGCCTCCATCCAtctcatccccatccctggatcTGGTGGTGGCAGTTCTGTATTCTgtggtgcctccagcagtgaaccccctcatctacagcatgaggaaccagGAGCTCAAGGAGTCCATCAGGAAAGTTATTTCAGGGATAGTTCTCAATAGTGGTAAATTTTTCATTGCTCTTCAGGAATGACTCCCATGGTGCCCCATTACAGGCCTgttctttctttgctgttttatcATTTGTTATCATTATCTATATTGTTAttagtttttgttattttcccaCATAAATGACTGAATGCATCTTACTTCTCTTGGGGAATGAACCTGCTCTGTCTATCCTGGAGCTGATATAAAAGTGTGTTTTTCACAGGGACTGAGCTGTCACTCTCATCacatctctgaaataaaatgggatTTCTCCAGTGACTGACATTTGTgctcttcttccaaagctgaTGTCAACAAAAGGCTCAAGGAATTTCACCCCAAAAGGGCTTAATTCTCCGTCCAGTTGGAAGAGAAAAGCTCAAGGTCCCATTGGTAGCACTTAGAGCCTGAGGACTGGATTTTGGACTCACCCATTGGTGTGTGGTGACTGTGGAGACCGTGAATGGTCAGTGAGGTACATACCCAGGGCTTTTTAAGACATGCCAGTGCAGAAGAAATTCTCCAGGAAGGTAATCTAGAGCTTCATGGAGATTCTTGGTGTTCTACGGGGACAGCGTGTGCCTGCGGTAAGCGGTGACTGGAGCCCCACTAAGTGAGGGATCACCCAAGGTGGAAACATCCAAATGAAAAGTGCTAAATAACGATGTTTGCAACGAAAAAAGATGGAGAAACCCAACCATACGCAAACCAACTTCAACAGGGAACAGCACCTTTGCAGCCACCGCACCAACAACAGAACACACACAACCATGGACAACACAACTGTCCCCATCCTGTTGCCTTCTCAGGCTGATCTGGTGTGAAGGCCATGAGTGGTCTGGTCATCCTCTGCAGCACTTACCCATGGGCACACACACCCACGGTCACTCCAGTAAGGGCCTGAGTTTTGCTCTGCCCAGGTGTCCTATGCATTCTTGGAGCCATTACTCACTTGGCAACTTCAGCCTTGGGTCTCTCCACATCCTGGTGTCCTCCTCTTCCAACCAGCCCCACTTGGAAGCGGCCAGCAAAGCATGTACgtacattcacacacacacaaacgcGCTCGCGCGAGCACACACTAATGAGCACACTCACCCAGCAAATAGCCAGGAGCAGAGGTTAAGAATAAGGCAGGACACACCATGGTGATTGGGCACAGGTTTTATACATTAAATTACTGtacagatggagaaacaggCATCATAATCTTATTTACTGACTCTTTGTTACTGTTCTTCCACTGTGAGCAATGATAATAGGTATAGGAAAATCCACTTCAGGGGCATCAAAAAAGTATGCCAGACAGCCAACAGCCAGCAGGGCATGAAGCAGAGCAATGGTCCCCATGGTCGCCAGAGTGATCCTCTGGTTGTAATCTCAGACAGCGGGCCTACATGTCATCATCAAATCAGACCCTGAAAGGCACAGGGAGAACATCACCAGCACCCAGCGCACCACTTTCTGCAGAACGTTCCATAAAACTGCTGTGGGCATGTAAGTGAAGAGGGAGTAGCCATATACACACACTATCACCAGGAACGAGTAGGAGACAATATTCATAACTTTACTGTTCCTCCACATCAGGAATCCCCAGAGAGCAAGCGGAACAAGCCAAGCATAGACATAAATCATCGTTGCTGCTATGGACACTTTTCTGAACTCTGGCACATAGTGGTACGCTGTCTTGCCCAGATGGATGAGGAGATTAGAGAGATTGCCACTAACAGCAATGGTAAAGACGAGTGTGGCACATATCCAAAAGGGACCGTAAAGGTCAGGATTGCTGCAGATATACAGCCTTACAAAGTTCTTCACTGGTACTGGGAAAACAGAACCTTTGATTCTGTCCAGGACCTGGTATGTGTCCAAATCAAAGAACGTCTGGTAGTACTCAGATGTCCAGAAAGGGGaacttttcttctgtcctgCAAGCAGCTCTGTTTGGACAGATCAGCACTGAGATCAGCTGCAGCTGGCCCCTTGCATCCCTCCCCATCCACAGGTTTCATCCTCCCACTCCACCCGGATCCCTCCCTTTCTGTCCCCCAGGACCCTCCCCAATTAACAACTGCCACCCATTACTTTTTTCCACAAAGGTCTCAGCTTTGTTCCATTCGTACCATCATTTGGTAGTTGGGATAACATTGCCTAAGTCATCTGGGCCTTAAACAGCATCACTGATGGGTTCCCCTGGCACCGCTGGCCTTACAAGACTTGACTAACCAGAAGCTCCTTAATGCTCCCCTCCAGTTCCCTGTGCAGTTTGGCCTCTGTTCATGTATCTGCTCTTCAGCCACTTGTGGGATCCAGCTGGGACATATGGTGCTGCCTGGACTTCTAGTCCCTTCTCACACGGATCTCTGTCACATGCCACAGTTCCTCATGCCATGTCCCATATGTTCCCATCTGATGTGCAAGAGTCTTCACCTCAGGACAGGGCCTGACCAGGGGCTCACTCATCTGCCTGCAGCCTTCACATCTGGTGCTTCTGAGGACCTCATGATGCCATTGCTGTCATGAGGTGACCTCCAAGCAGCCACCCAACCATGTTGGTGTTACCCACGTCTACTCTCTCTGAGACACAGTCATCTGTGTCATGTTGGGGTTTGTGATGTGCTTGATGATGTCATAgtacctgcctgcctgctgcaaTTCAATCAGGTTGCAAAAGAGGTGACCTCAAAATCAACCTCCCAGCTATGATGTCTCTCCTGacatctctctcttcctgcagcagaagTAGCCTCCCAGCCAACCTCCCACGCACTTACacgcctctcctctcccctcctctccccagcagttTAATTTCTGCTGGGCAGGCAGAAACACGCTCGCCCACAGGGACTGCAGAGCCGTGGTGGGACAGCTGGAGTGATGGGAGGGCAGCCATTGTTGGCCAGGGCTCCTGTCAGGAAATCAGGTAGGCAGATGAGGAAGTAGATGTCAGCTCTGTGAAAAGGGGAGGCTGGTGTGCACAGAGACTTCCCTTGGAGGAAGGACCCCACAATCTGCTggaagggcagcagggctgggcacaaGCAAACCAGGAGATTCCTGCAGGGTGGGGAAGACTGCATTTTGACAGAGACAGTCCATGAGCTGACTAGAGCTAGTCTCTTATTGACAAAGTGGATCTGGCTGGGGATGGGAAGGATGAGGGCAGCTGTGGCTGCAATGACCAATGAGTTGGTGGAGAAGTAGGACAACTAGCAGAATGACTGCAGGACTGCAGGATCGCTGATTTCAGTTTGCTGAGGATCTGC
This Nyctibius grandis isolate bNycGra1 chromosome 34, bNycGra1.pri, whole genome shotgun sequence DNA region includes the following protein-coding sequences:
- the LOC137675498 gene encoding olfactory receptor 14C36-like, translating into MSNSSSITQFLLLAFADTQELQLLHFWLFLGIYMVVFLGNGLIITAIACDYCLHTPMYFFLFNLSILDPGSISTTVPISIANSLWDTRTISYSGCSAQVFFFSFFLSAELYLLTVMAYDRYSAICKPLHYGTLLGTRACVHMAAAAWASGFLNALLHTANTFSLPLCRGNAVEQFFCEIPHILKLSCPQSDLREVGLVMFSAFVFCCCFVFIVLSYVQIFRAVLRIPSEQGRHKAFSTCLPHLAVVSLFISTGMFTYLKPPSISSPSLDLVVAVLYSVVPPAVNPLIYSMRNQELKESIRKVISGIVLNSGKFFIALQE